Genomic window (Streptomyces sp. NBC_00078):
TTGGCCAACGCCTGAACCTGACCCCCGTACCGCCCCCGTGCCGATCACTCTGCCCGATGGGCGACACTGGAGGACGGCCCATTAGCCGTGGCCGAATGATGCGCCTAGCATCAGCCTGACCGAAACCGATGCATCCCGAGGACCCCACGTGCGCTTTCGTCTGACCCCCAGGGAGACGAGCTTCTATGACATGTTCGCCGCATCCGCGGACAACATCGTCACGGGCTCGAAGCTCCTGATGGAACTGCTCGGGGCGGACACCGCCGGCCGGGCCGAGATCGCAGAGCGTATGAGGGCAGCGGAACACGCGGGTGACGACGCCACGCACGCGATCTTCCACCAGCTGAACTCCTCGTTCATCACGCCCTTCGACCGCGAGGACATCTACAAGCTCGCGTCGTCCCTCGACGACATCATGGACTTCATGGAGGAGGCCGTCGACCTGGTCGTCCTCTACAACGTCGAGGAGCTCCCCAAGGGCGTCGAGCAGCAGATCGAGGTGCTCTCGCGGGCGGCCGAGCTGACCGCCGAGGCCATGCCGAACCTGCGCACCATGGACAACCTGACCGAGTACTGGATCGAGGTCAACCGCCTGGAGAACCAGGCCGACCAGATCCACCGCAAACTCCTCGCGCATCTCTTCAACGGCAAGTACGAAGCCATCGAGGTGCTCAAGCTCAAGCAGATCGTGGACGTGCTGGAAGAGGCCGCCGACGCTTTCGAGCACGTGGCGAACACGGTGGAGACCATCGCCGTCAAGGAGTCCTGACTCCTCCATGGACACCTTTGCTCTGGTCGTGACCATCGCGGTCGCGCTCTTCTTCACGTACACCAACGGCTTCCACGACTCGGCGAACGCGATCGCCACGTCCGTCTCCACTCGGGCGCTCACGCCCCGGGCCGCGCTGGCGATGGCGGCTGTGATGAACCTCGCCGGAGCCTTCCTCGGCTCCGGGGTCGCCAAGACGGTCAGCGAGGGCCTGATCGAGACGCCCGCGGGCTCGAAGGGGATGGGCATCCTCTTCGCCGCGCTGGTCGGTGCCATCGTCTGGAACCTGGTCACCTGGTACTTC
Coding sequences:
- a CDS encoding DUF47 domain-containing protein; this encodes MRFRLTPRETSFYDMFAASADNIVTGSKLLMELLGADTAGRAEIAERMRAAEHAGDDATHAIFHQLNSSFITPFDREDIYKLASSLDDIMDFMEEAVDLVVLYNVEELPKGVEQQIEVLSRAAELTAEAMPNLRTMDNLTEYWIEVNRLENQADQIHRKLLAHLFNGKYEAIEVLKLKQIVDVLEEAADAFEHVANTVETIAVKES